A portion of the Musa acuminata AAA Group cultivar baxijiao chromosome BXJ1-1, Cavendish_Baxijiao_AAA, whole genome shotgun sequence genome contains these proteins:
- the LOC103990823 gene encoding G-type lectin S-receptor-like serine/threonine-protein kinase At2g19130, whose product MSDRRRQMAQLLALCLSEFFLLFTFSAHTGVADDSLFRGQSLSGGQTMVSKGGKFELGFFAPGISSKYYIGIWYKVSKKTVVWVANREKPVASASSSELTLTEDGNLVLRLKDSKNQIWSSNSSSSLASNSTVAVLLDDGNLVLKDNITSDTLWQSFDHPTNTWLPGAKLGFNKLTGQDWFLSSWRNPEDPSPGMFTQEMDPNGTGQLYLLRDRRHRYWASGIWTGEMFTAIPEMKLNHLFDFSHVSNVNVNEFSYRVLNTSETDNLMLDFTGEMKRQKWDDEAKEMLQFCSLPWDPCDVDGRCGPFGSCDNFTSPPCHCLQGFNPRSRNEWALGDYTGGCVRRTPLRCGERDGFLELPNTQLPASPVRMSTIGGREECRIACLRNCSCTAYAFHSNCSIWQGDLVNLKYLGSSNGAESGAIYVRVDASELADNDHKNRKKTATIVVGALSGIAAIAVVVLLLALRYRKGATVGASEGVQGPLIAFDYKLIRKATKGFSEKLGRGSFGSVFKGELPDSGAIAVKRLESVRQGEKQFRMEVSTIGTIHHVNLVRLRGFCCEGDKRLLVYDYMPMGSLESVLFADGREALDWKKRYGIALGIARGLAYLHEKCRECIIHCDIKPENILLDMDMCPKIADFGMAKLLGREFSRVLTTVRGTIGYLAPEWITGSAITPKADVYSFGLMLHEIVSGSRNTETREEWNRFYFPLWAAIKLQEGDTLCLLDPRLKGKADEEELSRVCRIACWCIQDLECSRPSMGEVVQQLEGVLDVSIPPIPALLKKLVDDESAENNHYYTTI is encoded by the coding sequence ATGTCTGATAGGAGAAGACAAATGGCTCAGCTTCTTGCTCTCTGCTtgtctgaattctttcttctctttaccTTCAGCGCCCATACTGGTGTTGCAGATGACAGCCTCTTTCGAGGCCAGTCTCTCTCTGGAGGTCAGACGATGGTGTCCAAAGGTGGCAAGTTCGAGCTGGGTTTCTTCGCCCCAGGTATCTCTTCCAAGTACTACATAGGCATCTGGTACAAGGTGTCCAAGAAAACAGTAGTTTGGGTAGCCAACAGGGAGAAACCTGTTGCCAGTGCTTCATCCTCAGAGCTCACGCTCACCGAAGATGGCAACCTTGTCCTCCGCCTCAAAGACTCGAAGAACCAGATATGGTCGTCCAATTCCTCGAGCTCCCTTGCTTCCAACTCCACTGTCGCAGTGCTTCTTGATGATGGTAATCTCGTTCTTAAAGATAATATAACTTCTGACACCTTGTGGCAGAGCTTTGATCATCCTACCAACACATGGCTCCCTGGAGCAAAGCTCGGATTCAACAAGTTGACAGGCCAAGATTGGTTCCTCTCTTCGTGGAGGAACCCAGAAGACCCTTCACCGGGAATGTTTACTCAGGAGATGGATCCGAATGGCACCGGCCAGTTGTACCTTTTGAGAGATCGGAGACATCGCTACTGGGCCTCCGGGATTTGGACTGGAGAGATGTTTACTGCCATCCCAGAGATGAAATTGAACCACTTGTTCGACTTCAGCCATGTTTCCAACGTGAATGTGAACGAGTTCAGCTACCGCGTCCTTAACACCTCCGAAACAGACAACTTAATGCTGGATTTCACTGGTGAAATGAAGAGGCAGAAATGGGACGATGAGGCCAAAGAGATGTTGCAGTTCTGCTCGCTTCCGTGGGATCCATGTGATGTCGACGGTCGCTGTGGGCCGTTCGGTAGCTGTGACAACTTCACCTCTCCTCCCTGTCACTGTTTGCAGGGATTCAACCCACGGTCACGGAATGAATGGGCCCTGGGAGATTACACCGGAGGGTGCGTCCGAAGAACCCCTCTACGCTGTGGGGAAAGAGATGGATTCCTCGAGTTACCCAACACGCAGCTGCCCGCCAGCCCCGTGCGCATGTCAACCATCGGCGGCCGAGAAGAGTGTCGAATTGCTTGCTTGCGGAATTGTTCTTGTACTGCTTATGCTTTTCACTCCAATTGTTCGATTTGGCAGGGCGACCTTGTCAACCTCAAATATTTGGGTTCGAGCAACGGAGCAGAATCAGGAGCCATTTATGTTCGTGTTGACGCTTCAGAATTGGCGGATAATGATCATAAGAACAGGAAAAAGACGGCGACGATTGTCGTCGGTGCATTGTCAGGTATTGCTGCTATCGCTGTCGTCGTCTTGCTTTTGGCCTTGAGATACCGCAAAGGGGCAACCGTCGGAGCTTCAGAAGGCGTTCAAGGTCCTCTAATTGCATTCGACTACAAGCTCATAAGAAAAGCCACCAAGGGCTTCTCCGAGAAACTCGGGCGAGGAAGCTTCGGGTCGGTGTTCAAGGGAGAGCTGCCGGACTCAGGCGCCATAGCGGTGAAGAGACTGGAGAGCGTAAGGCAGGGGGAGAAGCAGTTCAGGATGGAAGTGAGCACCATCGGGACGATTCACCATGTCAATCTGGTCCGCCTCCGTGGCTTCTGCTGCGAAGGTGACAAGAGGCTGCTCGTCTACGACTACATGCCGATGGGCTCATTGGAATCCGTTCTGTTCGCCGATGGCCGCGAAGCTTTGGACTGGAAGAAAAGGTACGGGATCGCGCTGGGGATCGCAAGAGGCTTAGCGTATCTTCACGAGAAGTGCAGGGAATGCATCATACACTGCGACATCAAGCCGGAGAACATACTTCTCGACATGGATATGTGTCCAAAGATCGCCGACTTCGGCATGGCCAAGCTGCTGGGCCGCGAGTTTAGCCGGGTGCTGACGACGGTGAGGGGGACCATCGGCTATCTCGCCCCGGAGTGGATCACAGGATCCGCCATCACTCCCAAAGCGGACGTTTACAGCTTCGGGCTAATGCTGCATGAGATCGTCTCGGGAAGTCGAAACACGGAGACGCGCGAAGAATGGAATCGGTTTTACTTCCCTCTTTGGGCTGCAATCAAATTGCAAGAAGGCGACACTCTGTGCTTGCTGGATCCGAGGTTGAAGGGGAAGGCGGACGAGGAGGAGCTGAGTCGAGTGTGTAGGATTGCATGTTGGTGCATTCAGGATTTGGAGTGCAGTAGGCCGAGCATGGGAGAAGTGGTTCAGCAACTGGAGGGAGTATTAGACGTCAGCATACCGCCCATCCCtgccttgctaaagaagcttgtggATGATGAGTCGGCTGAGAATAACCACTACTACACCACCATCTAG